The Mangifera indica cultivar Alphonso chromosome 8, CATAS_Mindica_2.1, whole genome shotgun sequence genome has a window encoding:
- the LOC123223533 gene encoding putative glucose-6-phosphate 1-epimerase encodes MPLNIVHDKDGLPRIILTEPTGSSAEVLLYGGQVVSWKNERREELLFLSSKAFWKPPKAIRGGIPVCFPQFGNLGSLEQHGFARNRMWSMDDDPSPLPPANNQSTVDLILKFTEEDLKTWPHGFELRLRISLSAGKLTLIPRVRNVDSKPFSFTFALHNYFSVSDISEVRVEGLETLDYFDNLMNRERFTEQADAITFDGEIDRVYLSTPTKIAIIDHEKKRTFELRKDGMPDSVVWNPWDRKAKALPDLGGADYKTMLCVDSAAIETPVVLKPFEEWKGRQELSTVSSSYCSGQLDPRRVLHGFH; translated from the exons ATGCCATTGAATATAGTTCATGATAAAGATGGATTGCCCAGAATTATATTGACTGAGCCAACTGGGTCATCTGCTGAG GTGCTTTTGTATGGCGGGCAGGTTGTTTCTTGGAAGAATGAACGAAGAGAAGAACTGCTTTTTTTAAGCAGCAAg GCATTTTGGAAACCACCTAAAGCCATCAGGGGAGGTATACCTGTCTGCTTTCCACAG TTTGGAAATCTTGGTTCACTGGAGCAACATGGATTTGCAAGGAACAGAATGTGGTCAATGGATGATGACCCTTCTCCTTTGCCTCCAGCTAACAACCAGTCAACAGTTGATCTGATTTTGAAGTTCACAGAAGAGGATCTGAAGACCTGGCCACATGG CTTTGAGTTGCGTCTTCGTATTTCCCTCAGTGCTGGCAAGCTGACTTTGATCCCTCGTGTGAGAAATGTGGACAGCAAGCCCTTTTCCTTTACATTTGCACTGCACAATTACTTTTCTGTATCAGACATCAG TGAAGTGCGTGTTGAGGGCTTGGAGACACttgattactttgataatctgaTGAATAGAGAAAGGTTCACAGAGCAGGCAGATGCTATTACCTTTGATGGCGAG ATTGACAGAGTCTATTTGAGCACCCCAACAAAGATTGCCATTATAGACCATGAGAAGAAGAGGACCTTTGAACTGCGGAAAGATGGCATGCCAGACTCAG TTGTGTGGAATCCTTGGGACAGAAAGGCTAAAGCTCTGCCAGATTTGGGGGGTGCGGATTACAAAACCATGTTATGTGTGGATTCTGCTGCAATTGAAACTCCAGTCGTCTTGAAACCCTTTGAAGAGTGGAAGGGTCGTCAAGAACTCTCAACTGTGTCATCAAGCTATTGCAGTGGGCAGTTGGATCCTCGGAGGGTTCTTCATGGCTTTCACTGA